In Drosophila pseudoobscura strain MV-25-SWS-2005 chromosome 4, UCI_Dpse_MV25, whole genome shotgun sequence, the following proteins share a genomic window:
- the LOC6903001 gene encoding glycoprotein 3-alpha-L-fucosyltransferase A-like, with amino-acid sequence MRISYKKCIFFTLICAFLLTFCLNAKKDEGEVQLKKKVVSGEANRDTRRRQKPSSNKPWYMKDGALYPQPHRAPGSRLESYPFVPRFIPDQLPLNDRIVSQLMYVPHNYTEIKASGKLKTLLTFNGQGRRKWTVMKGRHVFLKHKCPVDTCEITDDIFTASTADMILYLDLPRETKKQSKNPKQVSLLYSMANYVSVPDAINWTASYRRDSTIVTPYVKWVYYDPSVQQKTQDRNYAANKTKKVAWFVSNCNTENGRFKYALELQKYIEVDIYGVCGRLKCSQSTPNKCYKLLENDYKFYLAFENANCKDFISEKYVVYGLDRGVLPIVMGARPADFQELAPRNSYIHVEEYSSPKELADYLNVLDKDDDLYNSYFMWRGTGEFINTHFWCRACAMLHNEDELQMSHKTRLQQRGIGMCTQGLWKRITRKRFFPDSPYKRNIK; translated from the exons ATGCGAATATCGTACAAGAAGTGTATTTTTTTCACACTCATCTGCGCATTTCTGCTTACGTTTTGTTTGAACGCCAA GAAAGATGAGGGAGAGGTCCAGCTGAAGAAGAAGGTCGTGAGCGGGGAGGCGAATCGCGATACTAGGCGCAGGCAGAAGCCGTCCTCGAACAAGCCCTGGTACATGAAGGATGGCGCTTTGTATCCCCAGCCGCATAGGGCCCCCGGCAGTCGGCTGGAAAGCTACCCGTTCGTTCCCAGGTTTATACCGGACCAGCTGCCCCTCAACGACCGCATTGTCAGCCAGCTGATGTACGTGCCCCACAACTACACGGAGATCAAGGCCAGCGGCAAGCTGAAAACCCTTCTCACCTTTAACGGTCAGGGGAGGCGGAAGTGGACTGTGATGAAGGGCCGCCATGTCTTCCTGAAGCACAAGTGTCCGGTGGATACATGCGAGATAACCGACGATATTTTTACGGCCAGCACTGCCGACATGATCCTCTATTTGGACCTGCCCAGGGAaacgaaaaaacaaagcaaaaatcCCAAGCAGGTCAGCCTGCTGTACTCCATGGCCAACTATGTGTCCGTGCCCGACGCCATCAACTGGACGGCCAGCTACAG GCGCGACAGCACCATCGTGACGCCCTACGTAAAGTGGGTGTACTACGACCCTAGCGTCCAGCAGAAGACCCAGGACCGGAACTATGCGGCGAACAAAACCAAGAAGGTGGCCTGGTTCGTGTCCAATTGCAATACCGAAAATGGCAGATTCAAATATGCCCTGGAGCTGCAAAAGTACATCGAG GTGGACATCTATGGGGTCTGTGGCAGGTTGAAATGCTCGCAATCGACGCCAAATAAATGCTACAAGCTGCTCGAAAACGATTACAAGTTCTACCTGGCCTTCGAGAACGCCAACTGCAAGGACTTCATCTCGGAGAAGTACGTTGTGTATGGCCTGGACCGCGGGGTGCTGCCCATTGTGATGGGTGCCCGGCCGGCAGACTTCCAGGAACTCGCGCCGCGAAACTCCTACATACACGTGGAGGAGTATTCGTCGCCCAAGGAGCTGGCCGATTACCTGAATGTGCTCGACAAGGACGACGATCTGTACAACTCGTACTTCATGTGGCGGGGCACGGGGGAGTTCATCAACACGCACTTCTGGTGCCGCGCCTGTGCCATGCTGCACAACGAGGATGAGCTCCAAATGTCGCACAAGACCAGGCTCCAACAGCGTGGCATTGGCATGTGCACCCAAGGCTTGTGGAAGAGAATAACTCGTAAAAGGTTCTTTCCCGATTCTCCCTACAAACGTAACATAAAATAG